The region CGGGTCGCCGAGCCGAGATCCGATATGCACCCTAAATACTTTTTACTCCACCGAGCTGCGGGGTTCAATCCGGGCGCCCGTCGTCCGGGCGCCCGTCGGCGGCGGAGCGGCCTCCGCGCGAGCCGCCGGGCCGCAGCCGCGTCAGCACCAGGAGCGCCGCCCCGGCCAGACAGCAGCCCCCGGCCGCCATCAGGGCCGCGTCGACGGCCGCGGCCGTGGCGGCGCCGTGTGCGTCGGCGGCGGGCCCGGACAGGGCCACCCCCAGCCCCGCCGCCGTGGTGATGACCGTCTTGGTCACCCCCGACGCCTCCCCGGCGCGCTCGGGCCGCACCACCGCCTGGGTGGCGATGAGCGTCAGGGTGCCCGCGACCCCGAGCGCGGCCCCGCACCCCGTGACCGCGACGAGGAAGACTGCCAGGGTCGGCGCCGCGGCGGCGACGCCCAGCGCCACCGCCCCCAACACCACGGCCCCGGCCATCGCCCGCACTGCGTCCGCCGTGCGGATCCGCCCCGCAACCGGCCCGGCCAGCGCCATCGCCGCCGCCGGGGCCAGGAAGGCCACCCCCGCGCCCGTCGCCGACAGCCGCCACGGCCCCTGCAACGCCAGGGGCACGACGAACAGGACGACCACGGTCGCGGCATTGGCCGCCGCCCCGGCCGCCGTGAGAGCCATAAAGCGCCGGTTGCCGAACAGGGCGAGATCCACCAGCGGACGCACCGCCGCCCGCTCATGCCGTACGAAGACGACCCCGAGCCCGATCGCCAGCGCCAGGGCCACCGCCGAGCGGCCCGAGGCCCAGCCCCACACCTGCCCCCGGTCGACCAGGACCGCGAGCGCCGCGAGCGCGCCGGTCGCCGTGACCAGCCCCGCCGCGTCCACGGACGCCGGTGCGGTGGTGTCCCGCGACTCCCCGGCCCGTGCCGCGCACACCACGGCGACCAGCGCGAGCGGCACGTTCAGCCAGCACACCGCCCGCCAGGACACCGCCTCGGTGAGCACCCCGCCGACGTACGGCCCGCACACCGTGGCCACGCCCCCGATCCCCAGCGCCCGGCCCATGACCCGCCCCCGCGCACCGGGCGGGCAGGCGTTCGTCAGCAGGGCGAGACCGGCCGGCATGGCCATCGCCCCGCCCGCGCCCTGCACCACCCGCGCGCCCACCAGCACCGGAAGCGACGGGGCCAGCGCACAGACCAGCGACGCCCCGCCGAACACCGCAAGCCCCGCCGTCAGCAACCGGCGGCGGCCGTACAGATCGCCCAGCCGCCCCGCGCCCGCCATCAGCGCGCCGGCCGCGAGCAGATACCCGCTCACCACCCACTGCAGGCCGCCTCCCGCCGCCCCCAGATCCCGCCCGATCCCGGGCAGGGCCAGGTTCAGCGCGAAAGCGTCCAGTTGGACGCAGAACACGGTCGCGGACACCGCCGCCAGCGCCCATCGCCCCGCGGACCCGCCACTTACCGCCGTCATCACACACTCCTCGGCACCCGAAAAGGACAGGTCGGATACCGGGGCTGAAAGGAGAGACGAGGGAACGGAAGGAAACGGGCGCGGCCACCCCGCCCGGGGAACGGCGATCGGTCAGCGGCGGGGCGCCAGCCGGTGCAGCTCCACGGCGGTCAGCCGCCCGGCCTCGATCGCGGCCGTCAGATACGTACAGTACGGCTGCCGGCGCCGGTCGGTGGGGGAGCCGGGGTTGAGCAGCCGCAGCGGCCCCTCGGCCGTGGAGTCCCACGGGATATGGCTGTGGCCGAACACCAGCACATCGAGGCCGGGGAACCGCTCGGCGCAGCGCCGCTCCCGCCCCCGCGCCGCTCCGGTCTCGTGCACCACGCCCAGCCGTACCCCCGCCAGCTCGGCCCGGGCCACCTCCGGCAGCCGCGCCCGCAGCTCGGGCCCGTCGTTGTTGCCGTACACCCCGATCAGCCGCCGCGATCGCTCCTGGAGCAGATCGAGGGTGGCGAGGTCGACCCAGTCGCCCGCGTGGACCACCACATCGGCGTCCGGCAGCCGCTCCAGCAACTCCCCGGGGAGCGCCTTGGCGCGCCGGGGGAGATGGGTGTCGGACATCAGCAGAAGACGCACACGGACGACCGTACCGCCGTGATGCCCTTGACGCGGGCATCGACGAAAAGAATAGTGTGCCAAGCGACTCGGTGTCGCGAGGCTCCAGGGGGTGGACATGGCGGCGCGGTCCCAGGCGCGGACGGCGAAGGAGACGGCGCAGGACCGCTATCCGCGGCCGGTGGTCTCGACGGCGGAGGCGGAGTGGATCTGGCGGCAGCTCTCGGTGCAGGCGATGGAGGACGGCGCGAAGCCGGAGACCGTACGGCTGGCCGTGGTGGTGGGCCTGGCGCGGGCCAGCGGCGCCCGGTACGGCGGACTGCTGCGCTGCAGACTGTCGGCGCTGGACCTCGACTCCGGATGGGTGACCATCGAGCACGGCAAGCATCGCGTCCCGCGCCGGCACGGCCTGGACCGCGGCACCGTGCTGGTGCTGCGGCGCTGGCTGCGGGTGCGGCAGGAGCTCTGCGCCGAGCTGGAGGGGTCGGTGCCGGACGCGCTGCTGCTGACGGTGCACCACACCCATGACAACGGGGTGACCGTGGTCGCCGGGCTGCCCATCACCCGGCAGGGGCTGGTGCTCTCCTGGCGCCGGTTCGTCCACCGTACGAACGCCCGGTACGCCGGTCGCCGCCCTCCGCTGCCCACCCGCTTCGAACAGGTCCGTCGGGTCTGGGACACCTGAGCCCGTTTCTCGCCGGTCCCCGCCGGGCCGCTGTCGGGCCGCTGTCGGGCCGTTTGCGCAACGTGACATTGTACGCTGGCACTCCGCGCCGACTCGACGTGCCATTCGGAGGGCCGAGATGGGTGAACTCAAGCATCGGAGCCTGGCCACCGTTCAGCACCGGCTGCGCGACCAGGTCGCCCATCAGCTCCGTGCGGCCCTGATAGCGGGTGAACTCCGGCCGGGCACGGTCTATTCGGCGCCCGGTCTGGCCGCGGACTTCGGGGTCTCGGCCACACCGGTGCGGGAGGCCATGCTCGACCTGGCTCGCGAGGGTCTGGTCGAGCCGGTGCGCAACAAGGGCTTCCGGATCACCGAGGTGAGCGACCGCGACCTCGACCAGTACACCGAGATCCGGGCGCTGATCGAGGTCCCGGTCGTCGGCAGGGTCACCCGCACCGCGACCCGCGCCCAGCTCGAGGCGCTCCGCCCGATCGCCCTGGAGATCGTCGAGGCGGCGACCGCCCACGACCTCGTCGGCTATCTGGAGGCCGACCGCCGCTTCCACCTCGAACTGCTGGGCCTCAGCGGCAATGACCGCCTCGTCGAGACCGTCGGCGACCTGCGCAAGCGCTCCCGCCTCTACGGCCTGACCTGGCTCGACGAACACGACCAGCTACTGCCGTCCGCCGAGGAGCATGTGGAACTGCTCGATGTGATGCTGGCCGGGGACGCCGAGGCGGCGGAGGCATGCATGGCCCGCCACCTCGGCCATGTCCGTTCCCTGTGGGCCGAGGGCCGCGAGGAGGCGGCACGACTGCTCTGACGGGGTGCCGCCCCGCCGGGCCCCTTGGACGGGAGCGGGCCCCCTTGGACGGGAGCGGGCCCCTTGGGCGTGAGCGCAGCGCGACCGTGGATCAGCCGGACGGGGAGGACAGCAGCCGGTCCATCCACTCCTCCACCGCATCGGCCGTGCGGGGCAGGGCCGTTGACATCAGGCGGGCGCCGTCGGCCGTGATCACCAGGTCGTCCTCGATGCGGACGCCGATCCCGCGCAGTTCGGCGGGCAGGGTCGTGTCGTCGGGCTGGAGGTAGAGGCCCGGTTCGACAGTGAGGACCTGGCCCTCCTCCATGACCCCGTCCAGGTACTGCTCCGCGCGGGCCCGGGCGCAGTCGTGGACGTCGAGCCCGAGCATATGGCCGGAGCTGCACAGGGTGTAGCGCCGGTGGAGGCCGCTCTCGGCGGTGAGTGCCTGTGCGGCGGGGATGCGCAGCACGCCCCAGTCGGCGAGGCCCTCGGCGAGCACGGTGGAACAGGCCCGGTGGAAGTCGCGGAAGCTCGCGCCGGGTTTGAGTGCGGCGATCCCCGCGTCCTGCGCGGCGAGCACCAGCTCGTAGACCCGGCGCTGGACGGGGGAGAAGCGCCCGGACAGCGGCAGGGTGCGGGTGAGGTCGGCCGTGTACAGCGTGTCGGTCTCCACGCCCGCGTCGAGCAGCAGCAGTTGTCGCGGGTCGAGCGGGCCGTCGTTGCGGGTCCAGTGCAGCACACAGGCGTGGGCGCCGGCGGCGGCGATGGTCTCGTAGCCGGTGCCGTTGCCCTCGGCGCGGGCGCGGAGCTGGAAGACGCCCTCGATCCAGCGTTCGCCGCGGGGGTGCCGCAGCGCCGACGGCAGGGCGCGGACGACATCCTCGAAGCCGGTGGTGGTGTGATCCACGGCCTGCTGGAGCTGGGCCACCTCCCATGGGTCCTTCACCAATCGCAACTCGCTGAGTACGGAGGCGAGTGCGGGATCGCGGGAGGCGTCCCTGCCGGGGCCGAGGCGGGCGAGGCCGGTCAGGTGGGCGCAGCGGACGCCGGTCAGCCGCTCGGCCTCGGCCAGGTCGGGGCGGCGGCCGACCCAGAACTCGCCGTACTTGCGGTCCCGGTAGAACTCCCCGCCCTCGTCGCGGGGTGACCGCGGCCGCAGGTACAGCACCGGCTCGCCGTCCGGCTCCAGGACCAGTACGTGACCGGGCTGGTCCTCGCCGGTCAGCCCGGTCAGCCAGGCGTACGCACTGTGCGGGCGGAAGCGGTGGTCGCAGTCGTTGGAGCGGACCTTCAGCTCGCCGGCCGGGATGAGCAGCCGATCGCCGGGGAAGCGGGCGGCGAGCCGGGCCCGGCGGCCGGTGAGCTGCTCGAAGCCGGGGACCCGGGAGTCATCGGGGGGCGGGGCGGGGGCCCAGCCGTCGGCCATCGAGCGGGCGAGGGCGTCCGATACGGGCAAGTCGTGGCTGCCGGTGTGGAGTTGGGCGGCACGCGCGGTCACGGACACCTCCGGTGAAGGAAATCTGGATGACCTTTTCCTGACGCCTTGTCAGTGCAATTTCACATTACTATGTTACAGGTCACACCTCGTGAAGTGAAGGCCATTGCCTCGGGCCCCCACTCACCCCCCACCGCCTCTTGGAGGTTCAGGTGTTACATTCGCGCTCCTCGCGCAGACTCCTGCTGGCCGCGACCCTCGTCGCCGCGCTCGTGATGCCGCTCGGGCAGGCCGCCGCGGCCGCGCCCAGGGACCTCGCGCCATCCGCCCAGCCGTGGCAGCCGAAGGCGGCACCGAAGCCCCCGCCCCGGCCCGCCGGCAACCGCTTCGACCACGCCCAACGTCTCGACACGACACCGGAGTTGAGCGCGCCTCCGGTCCCCGCGCCCCGCTCCGTCACCACCGACGGACGGATCCCCGGCCCGCTGTCCGGGCCGGCCACCCCGCACCACGACAAGAAGCCGGCCGTCGCCCCCTGCACCCTGGACGGCATCACCGGGCTGAACCCCGATCAGCTCGCCGACTTCCTCGCCGACCCCGCGGTCACCGCCGACGGCTGTCTGCGTGGCCTCGTCTGGAACTGGGACCCGCGGCTGGTCCCCGTCATGTCCGACGCACACGTCCAGACCGTGGCCCGGCGCATCGCCTCACTCGCCCCCGGCCACGACGGCGAGAACACCAGCCACCTGTACGAGATGTTCACGTACCTCCACGCGGTGGCCTACCACGACTTCTCGCACGACGAGATCGACACCACCGACGCACCCACCGTCAACGCGGTACGCGGCGCGGTCGACGCCTTCGGCGCCGCGGCCCGCACCTTCGACGCCACCCGGGCCAACGCCGACACCCTGCGCGAGGCCCTGATCGCCTGCAGCGGGCCCGGCGGGCGCCAGTACCAACTCGGCCTGGTCAAGAAGGTCCTGGCCACCATGGACCCGGAGCACACCGCCACCGACAAGGACCAGTCCTGGGGCAACGCCGCCCTCTCCGCGCTCTCGCTGAACTACCTGGGCGTCTACTCCGGCAACCAGGACAAGGAGTTCCAGGCCGCGGTCGCCGCCGACCCCGGCTACCGTGCCGCCTTCAAGGCGTTCGCCGACTACACCCACCTCAAGGACACCCCCAACGCCTGGGTGGTACGCGACGCCCTCCTCGAGTACGGCCGCTTCGGCGAGATCGACGCCCTCGAGCAGCAGACCATCACCGACCTGGGAGCCCTGCTGCCCGTCACCGTCCAGAACTTCGGCGAGGGCAGCGCACCCTGGGGCAAGGTCGTCTCCTGGCTCATCACCTTCGAGGCGTGCAAGCCCTATGGCGTGTGCAAGGAGGACATCGAGAAGCGGATCTTCCCGAACACGTACTCCTACGACAACGGCGGCATCAAGGTCCGCACCGCCCTCGACCGCGCCACCGTCGACCAGCTCTACTATGCGTCCAAGCAGGTCAGGGCCCAGTTCAACCGGGTGCTCGGCACCGAGGAGCCGCTCGCCGGCGACCCGAACGCCACCCTGGTCATCGTGCTGTACGCCTCACGCTCCGACTACGAGGTCTACCACCCGATGCTCACCGGCATGGGGACCGACAACGGCGGTGTCTACATCGAGCAGGGTGCGACCTTCTACACCTACCAGCGCCGGGTGCCCCAGGACTCCTCCCTCACCCTGGAAGAGCTCTTCCGGCACGAGTACACCCACTACCTCAACGGCCGGTTCGCCGTCCCCGGCTTCTTCGGCGAGGGCCCCTGGTACGAGGGGGACCGCACGACGGCCATGGACGAGGGCAGCGCCGAGTTCTTCGACGGCTCGACCCGTGACGACGGCATCCGCGTACGCCAGTCCCTGGTCCGCGACATCATCAGCGACACGCAGGGCGGCAGGCCCCGGATGACGATCAACGAGATGCTGCACGCGACCTACTCCGGCGACGGCTTCCGCTTCTACTCCTACGCGGGAACGTTCTTCGAGTTCCTGTGGCGCGACCACCCGGCGAAGCTCCAGGAGATGTACCGGTTCATCCGCGCCGACGACCCCGCCGCCTTCGACAACTGGCGCAACCAGCAGGGCGCGGACGTCAACCTCCAGCAGCAGTACAACACCTTCCTCGACCAGCAGATAGCCATCGTCGACGACCTGTACGTACCGGACACCACGTTCGTGCCCAACCAGGACCTGACGCTCACCGACGCCGCCGGGGCGCAGAGCGCCTTCTCCCGGGCCACCGGCAACCAGCCCGTCTGCAAGGACAATGGCGACGGCGAGCACGGACGGTTCGTCTGCACCGGCGAGATCACCGCGAACCTCAGCGACCCCGGCAGCCTCAACAAGGTCTTCACGGAGATGTCCGAGGCGGTCGACGCCAACCTGCTCGACCGTTCCAAGCCCGCCGCCGTCGACTTCAGCGATATGAACTGCAGCTTCGGCCGGCCCACCGTCACGGGCAACTCCGGTACCGCGGACTTCAGTTGCGAGGGACCGCTGCGGCGGTGACCCGACTTTCGGTACCGCGCATCCGCACCTGCCCGGTGCGGATGCGCGGGCCGATGTCCCGGCGGGCCAACCGCCGGAATCGTGCCGCCGGACGGCCCTCAGGCCGCGGGCGCCGCGGCCGCCGCGGTGACGGTGAACCGCGCCTGTGCGGTGGCGCCGTTCACGCGCACCGCGAGGGTGGCCGTTCCCGGGCGCAGCGCGGTCAGCTTGCCGGCTGCCGGGTCGTACGCCGCCACATCACGGCGCCCGGCATCGTCCGGGTCGCCGATGTGGACGCCTGGCGAGCCGGTCCAGTCCGCGCTCAGCGGGAAGCCGACCGGCACTCGGCGGGCATCGATCCCCTCGCCCTGGAAGACGGTCGCCGTGATGTCGGCGGCCTGCCCCGTGCGCAGGTCGTCCGGGGCGGTGACGGTGAGCCCGTCCACATGGGCGCGGGTCTGCACGGACACCCAGTCCGGGCCGCCCTGCCACGGTGCGTGGCGCACGGCCGCCTGGTCCCGGGCCGAGACGTGGTCCACGCCGACCATCGACCAGCCGGTGAAGCCGCCCTGGTTGGGCGGGGTGGCGGGGTTCTTGCCCGAGTTGCCGTTGATCAGGTACGGGATGCCGTCCACCCGTGAGGCGTGGAAGGTGCCGACATGGCTGCCGATGAAGCCCGCGCCCTTGCCCGTCGTACGGCGGAAGTCGGTCAGCCAGCCCTCCAGCAGCGCCGCCTCCTTGCGGTCGCCGAGCTGGCTGCCCTGCTGCGGGGTGGGGTCACGCGGCGGCACATGCTCGATCACCATCACCGAGCCGACATCGGGGTCCTTCGCGGCCGCGTCCAGTTGGGCGCGCAACTCCTTGATCTGGTCGAAGCCACCGGCGCGCAGCCCCAGCCGTGAGGTGTCCAGGGTGAGGAAGCGGGTGCCCCGGTGGTCGAACGCGCGGTGGGCGGGCCCGAATTCGCCTGTGAAGTTGTCGATGGAGCCGCCCATCACCTCATGGTTGCCGGGCACGTAGTACCAGGGCAGCTCATCGCCCAGCTCCTCCTTCAGCACGGTGCGGGCGAAGGACAGATCGGCGGGGGAGCCCTCGTCGACCAGGTCCCCGTTGATCACCAGGAAGTCGGGCTTGGCCGCCTTGATCTCCCGCAGGGTGCGGCGGGCCTGGGCGACGATCGGGCTGCCCGGATCGCGGGCCACGAACTGCGCGTCGGACATCACCGCGAACCGCCAGTCGCGTCCCCGCGCCTGCGCGGCGGTGGAGATCAGCGGATCGGGGCGCACGCTTTCGGTGGGCAGTGCGACGGAGGGCGGCACCCGCGCCGAGAGGTCGTCGATGACCACACTGCCGGTGTACTGGCGGGTGGCGGAGGTCTCGGCGAGGTAGAAGCGGTTGACCTTCAGCGGATACGCGACCCCGGCCGGGACCGCGAAGTCGACATGTCGCCATCCGGTCCAGGTCACATACGGTCCGCGGAGCAACTGGTCGGAGCCCGCCGCGTCCTTGAGGTGCAGAGTGGGCCACGCCCCCTTGCCATCGCCCTTGATCCACAGGCCGAAGGACTGCGGCTGCCCGTCCACCTCGATCTGCTGGGGCGGGGTGACATAGGCGGCGCGGGTGGCCGTGGACTGGGTGAAGTCGTAGTCCAGCTTCAGCCCGGTGCCGGTGTGGCCGTCGGGCGTGGCCTCCGCCGAACCGGAGGCGCGGGCCTGGCTGAAGGTCCAGCGATCGGCGTCGTCGAAGGACGCCTCCTGCCGCTCGGTCAGTCCGACGGTGATGGCGAGCACGGTGGTGGCGTCGCCGACGCGGACCTTGACCTGCCCCGCGGCCTGGTCGTGGCGCGCCTTGACGGTGAAGGTGCCCGTCCGGGGGTCCGGGGCGATGTCGAACAGCGCGTGGTCGTACGAGAGCCGCACATCGGACGGTTCGACGGGGGCGCTGGTGCCGTGCGCGTCCAGGCCGACGATGCCGAACCGTCCGGTGGCCTCGGCGTCGGCCAGGCCGACCAGCCGGCTGGTGGGCTGGATCCGGTCCAGCCGGTCCAGGACGGTGAGGCCGATGTCGCCGTGGGCGGCGCCGCGCCGGGCGGTGACGGTGGTGTCACCGCCGTGGCGGGCGGTGAAGGTGCCGTCGGCGCCGACCCGGCCGATGTGGGAATCAGCCGTCCGCCACTGCGGCGCGCCGTCGGCCGGGCCGTATGTCTCGTCGTAACCGGCGGCGGTGAGGCGGCGGGTGAGCCCGGGGAAGACCCGCTCGGGGTGGCCGCCCCGGACCGGGTCCGCGGTGGGCGCGGACGCGCGGTCCATCGCGGTGTCCACCCAGAAGCCCTTGAGCCGGCCGCTGCCGTCGGGCGCGGTCAGGGCCAGGCCGTTGGGGACGGTGCGCTCGGCGCCGTCGGACGGGCTGTTCTCCACCCGGGCGGTGTCGCTGCCGGGCTCGCGGGCGACGAGCGTGGAGGAGCCGCCGCCGTCGAGGTTGAGCGCGCTGTAGGCGCCCGCGTCCTTCATCATCAGGCCCAGCTCGGTGAGGGTGACCCCGCCGCTGTCGGCCTGCCGCCCGTCCACGGTGAGGATCTGCATGGTGCGGCCGTCGCGGGAGAAGCCGACCGCGGTGCGCGGCGCCGTGGTGTTGTTGCCCTCGCCGTCGTGGCCGACCGGCTTGCCGTCCACGACCAGCAGTTCCCGGCCGCTGAGGGCCGTGCGCGGCAGGTCGCCGTCGTCGGTGCGCGGCCGGTACTCCATCGACACCGCGTCGCCGACGGCCAGTGCGGACAGCTCGTCGGCCCCGGCGTCCCGGCCGAGCAGCACGGTCGCACCGGCCGGGATTTGGCCCTTGCCGGGCGCGGTGGCCGCCTTGGTGACCTTGCCGTCCACGACCGTGACCTCGGCGGTGCGCCGTGCGCCGTCCACGGTCTGGGCGCGGTCCGCCTCGCCCCATTGGGCGGTGTACGCCCCGATCCCGGCGGCCGGGACGTTGGCGGCGTTGAGCGCCGCGAGCGGATGGGGGCCGTCGGGGAGGGTCAGGGTGCCGTCGAAGTAGAGCTGGAGGACGCGGCCCGCGTCGGCCGGGCCGATGCCGACGGCCTGGGCGGGCCCGGCCGCGGAGGCGGAGTTGACGAGGCGGCCGTCGCCGACGGCATTGCCCTCGGGGGCGCCGGTCTGGTTGATGTCGAAGAAGTCACCGTTGATCGCCGCGACCGTGCGGCGCCCCGGCCCGGCGTCGTGCTCGGCGGCCAGTTGGGAGACAGCCCGCCGCTTGGCGACCTGGTCGGGGTGCAGATAGTCGACCTTGGTGCCGCCGGCCAGGTCCACCGACAGCGCGTCGACCCGCAGCCATTTGTCCGACTCCAGCCGGTCGTACGAGGTCAGCTTCACCCCCGGGGCGACCGGCCGCGAGGAGCGGGCGGTCTGCAGCCCGTCGCCGTCGGCCACGGACCGGGTGCCCGTCGCACCGCTGGCGGCGGGCGGCGCGACCGGCCGCAGCATCTCCGTGGAGACCCGCGGCAGGGGTTCGGGCGCCGGGGCGGGGGTGGTGTCGGCGGTGGCCTGGCCGGCGGCGCCCAGCACAAGGGCGGACACCGCGGCCAGGGCCGCCAGAGGTCTGGCGAACGCGACAGGAGGCACGGCAACTCCATGGGGCCAGGGGACTCGCGTGGTTCACACGCACAGCGCCCCAGCATCGCCCCGGAGTTGACCGGGCACCAGAAGGCGTCGGCGACGACACGGGAAACAAATGACCAAGTCGGCGCGGACCGTGACCACGCCGGCCCCCGTGGAGGGGGTCAGTCGCCGGTCACACCGTCGAGATAGACCCACTCGCCCTCGTGCCGTACGAAACGGCTGTTCTCGTGGAGCGAGCCCGCGCGGCCGCCCTCGGTGTAGTGGGCGCGGAACTCGACGGTGCCCGTGGTGTGGAACGCGCTGCCCTCGGTGGTGCCCAGGATCTCCAGGCGCACCCAGCGCACCCCCGGGTCGAGCCCGGCGCCGGGCGGCCGGGTGGTGGGGTGATGGCTGCGCAGCAGATACGCCTCGTCCCCGACGGCGAAGGCGCTGTAGCGCGAGCGCATCAGCGTCTCGGCGGTGGTCGCGCGGGCCTGGCCGCGGTGCAGCCGGCCGCAGCAGTCGTCGTAGGCCGCGGGCAGCCCGCAGGGGCAGGAGGCCGGGGTGGGGCGGGCCGGCTGCGGGCGTCGGGTGCGTCGGGACATGATCCCCATTTTGACTGCTCTCCCGCCTGAAGGCGGGAGATTCCTGGCTCAGGCCGCCTCCCGGACCGGCGGTCCGGGAGGTCTTATGCCCTCGGCACCAGCCGGGTTCGGACCAGCCCGGACGAGCATCACGTGGGCGGAGTTCTTGTCCCTGGGGGATAGGGCTCCGCAGGCGGTGCAGGTGTAGGTACGTTCCGAGAGAGGTAGTGCGTGCTTGGTTCTCGCTCCGCACCGCGCACAGTCCATGGTGGTGTGCGCAGGGTTCACCAGCCGGATATCCCGCTGGTGCTTGCGGCCCATCTCGATCAGGGCCGCCTTGGTGGCGCCGATGGCGGCGTCGGCCGCCTTGCGCGCCATCGACGTTTTGGCGAGGAACTTCGGGTGGAAGTCCTCCACCGCGACCGCGTCATGGTCGCGGACCACCTTCTTGGCCCATTTGCGGGCGGTGTCCTGCCGCTGCCGGGCGATCTTCTTGTGCAGCTTGGCCGCCTGCCGCTTGGCGGCGCGGTAGCCGTTCGACTGCGGCCTGCCTTTCGACGCGCGGCGGCGGGCCATCATGCGCTGGTAGCGGCCCAGCTTCGCCATGGCCTTTCCACCGTGTCCGGCGTAGGGGAGGTCGTGGGCGTCGGAGGTGGTGGTGGCGGTCTCGCGCACGCCCCAGTCCACGCCCAGCACGAGACCGGTTCCGGGAAGCGGCTCGACCTGAGCGGGAACGACGAACGACGCGTACCAATGGCCGAGGCTGTCCTGGTAGACACGCACGCTGGACGGGCCGGCGGGAAGCTCGCGCGACCACACGACCGTCACCACAATGCCGCCCGCGAGATGCAGGCGTCCGTCTTTCAGCCGGAAGCCGCGCCGGGTGTAGTTCAGCGTCGGGGCGGCGTCCCGCTGCTTCTTCCAGCCGGGCATCCCCGCCCGCCGGCGCACGGGGAGCCGGTCTTTGATGTCCTTCAGCGCCTTCGAGCGGGACCTGCAGAAGTCGCGGATGACCTGCTGCTGAGGAACCGAGGAGCCCTCCCTCAGCCAGGGGGTGATGCGGCGGGCTTCGGTCAGCATCTTGTCCAGCGCGGCCGGTCCGCACGTCTCCCCGCCCTGGTGGGCCTTCTTTGAACGGGCAACGCACTCGTTCCACACCCACCGGCACCGGCCCCACTCCGCCTCGAGCGCCGCGCGAGCGCTGGCAGATACACGAAGCCGGTAGGCCCATCGGGCATACCCAGCGGCCTCGCTTGTCTTCGCCGCCGCCGTCACAATCGCCAATCCAGCCGAGAGCTATGACAGTTGGGTTTCGGCCTGTGCGCCCTGCCCTGCCACCGTGCGCGGGAGGAGAGAGATCGAAATCGCCCCATCGGCGGTTCGGCTATCCTTGCCCGGCCTCGCAGGAGTCCGATTCCTTCCCGGCCTAAAGGCCGGGGCGTTCTCGGACGAACCAGGTGAAGGGGGCTCAGGCGGCGGACATCCGCAGCGGTTCGACACGCTGGATGACCAGGCCGTAGGTGAGGGCGCCGACCACGCACAGCGCGCCGGACAGCATCAGCGGTGCGACGAAGGAGTGGTGGAAGAAGCCCAGCAGCAGCCCGGTGGTGGTCGAGCCGAGGACCCCGGCCAGGTTGGAGGCGAAGTTCTGGATGCCGCCGAGCGAGGCGACATGGCGCGGGGTGGGTGCGACGTCGGCGGGCAGGCTGGCCACCGAGGCGGCGGAGAAGGCAAGGCTCGCGTAGCTGACGGACAGCAGTGTCAGGGCCCACATGGCGCTGGGGACGAGCACGGCGAAGGCGATGACCGAGGAGAAGAGCATGCCGCACACCAGACAGGTCTTGCGGGCCCGGGTCACCGACCAGCCGCGGCGCAGCAGCGTGTC is a window of Streptomyces violaceusniger Tu 4113 DNA encoding:
- a CDS encoding phosphodiester glycosidase family protein produces the protein MPPVAFARPLAALAAVSALVLGAAGQATADTTPAPAPEPLPRVSTEMLRPVAPPAASGATGTRSVADGDGLQTARSSRPVAPGVKLTSYDRLESDKWLRVDALSVDLAGGTKVDYLHPDQVAKRRAVSQLAAEHDAGPGRRTVAAINGDFFDINQTGAPEGNAVGDGRLVNSASAAGPAQAVGIGPADAGRVLQLYFDGTLTLPDGPHPLAALNAANVPAAGIGAYTAQWGEADRAQTVDGARRTAEVTVVDGKVTKAATAPGKGQIPAGATVLLGRDAGADELSALAVGDAVSMEYRPRTDDGDLPRTALSGRELLVVDGKPVGHDGEGNNTTAPRTAVGFSRDGRTMQILTVDGRQADSGGVTLTELGLMMKDAGAYSALNLDGGGSSTLVAREPGSDTARVENSPSDGAERTVPNGLALTAPDGSGRLKGFWVDTAMDRASAPTADPVRGGHPERVFPGLTRRLTAAGYDETYGPADGAPQWRTADSHIGRVGADGTFTARHGGDTTVTARRGAAHGDIGLTVLDRLDRIQPTSRLVGLADAEATGRFGIVGLDAHGTSAPVEPSDVRLSYDHALFDIAPDPRTGTFTVKARHDQAAGQVKVRVGDATTVLAITVGLTERQEASFDDADRWTFSQARASGSAEATPDGHTGTGLKLDYDFTQSTATRAAYVTPPQQIEVDGQPQSFGLWIKGDGKGAWPTLHLKDAAGSDQLLRGPYVTWTGWRHVDFAVPAGVAYPLKVNRFYLAETSATRQYTGSVVIDDLSARVPPSVALPTESVRPDPLISTAAQARGRDWRFAVMSDAQFVARDPGSPIVAQARRTLREIKAAKPDFLVINGDLVDEGSPADLSFARTVLKEELGDELPWYYVPGNHEVMGGSIDNFTGEFGPAHRAFDHRGTRFLTLDTSRLGLRAGGFDQIKELRAQLDAAAKDPDVGSVMVIEHVPPRDPTPQQGSQLGDRKEAALLEGWLTDFRRTTGKGAGFIGSHVGTFHASRVDGIPYLINGNSGKNPATPPNQGGFTGWSMVGVDHVSARDQAAVRHAPWQGGPDWVSVQTRAHVDGLTVTAPDDLRTGQAADITATVFQGEGIDARRVPVGFPLSADWTGSPGVHIGDPDDAGRRDVAAYDPAAGKLTALRPGTATLAVRVNGATAQARFTVTAAAAAPAA
- a CDS encoding YchJ family protein codes for the protein MSRRTRRPQPARPTPASCPCGLPAAYDDCCGRLHRGQARATTAETLMRSRYSAFAVGDEAYLLRSHHPTTRPPGAGLDPGVRWVRLEILGTTEGSAFHTTGTVEFRAHYTEGGRAGSLHENSRFVRHEGEWVYLDGVTGD
- a CDS encoding RNA-guided endonuclease InsQ/TnpB family protein, translating into MTAAAKTSEAAGYARWAYRLRVSASARAALEAEWGRCRWVWNECVARSKKAHQGGETCGPAALDKMLTEARRITPWLREGSSVPQQQVIRDFCRSRSKALKDIKDRLPVRRRAGMPGWKKQRDAAPTLNYTRRGFRLKDGRLHLAGGIVVTVVWSRELPAGPSSVRVYQDSLGHWYASFVVPAQVEPLPGTGLVLGVDWGVRETATTTSDAHDLPYAGHGGKAMAKLGRYQRMMARRRASKGRPQSNGYRAAKRQAAKLHKKIARQRQDTARKWAKKVVRDHDAVAVEDFHPKFLAKTSMARKAADAAIGATKAALIEMGRKHQRDIRLVNPAHTTMDCARCGARTKHALPLSERTYTCTACGALSPRDKNSAHVMLVRAGPNPAGAEGIRPPGPPVREAA